In Streptomyces asoensis, a single genomic region encodes these proteins:
- a CDS encoding DUF4239 domain-containing protein: MPEWLIYTLACALVCAFVVAATVMRHRRVADDEDTSQTPDVLEYMVMMVGVVYAIVLGLAIAGVWEARGAAEDTVQREAQALYEIDQRLDVYPAAFHTQVRRHIDAYARHAVTEEWPAMEDDGAVDASGGRLLTRIRSDIAHRTPTDELQAQAYQPLLDQVAAADDARHQRLDSAGSTLPGVVWFGLIAGGVVTLGLLYALQIRRSARELMLATAFSALVVFLLFLVWSFDAPFGHSGTDSAQPLQELYASTA, encoded by the coding sequence GTGCCGGAATGGCTGATCTACACCCTGGCCTGTGCGCTGGTCTGCGCCTTCGTCGTCGCCGCCACCGTGATGCGCCACCGCCGTGTCGCCGACGACGAGGACACCTCGCAGACTCCCGACGTGCTGGAGTACATGGTGATGATGGTCGGCGTCGTCTACGCCATCGTCCTGGGGCTGGCCATCGCGGGAGTCTGGGAGGCCCGCGGCGCCGCCGAGGACACCGTGCAGCGCGAGGCCCAGGCGCTCTACGAGATCGACCAGCGCCTGGACGTCTACCCCGCCGCCTTCCACACCCAGGTGCGCCGGCACATCGACGCCTACGCCCGGCACGCCGTCACCGAGGAGTGGCCGGCCATGGAGGACGACGGCGCGGTCGACGCCTCCGGCGGCCGCCTGCTGACCCGCATCCGCAGCGACATCGCCCACCGCACGCCCACCGACGAACTCCAGGCCCAGGCCTATCAGCCGCTCCTCGACCAGGTCGCCGCCGCCGACGACGCCCGCCACCAGCGCCTCGACAGCGCCGGCAGCACCCTGCCGGGCGTCGTGTGGTTCGGGTTGATCGCGGGCGGGGTGGTCACCCTCGGACTGCTCTACGCGCTCCAGATCCGCCGCTCGGCCCGGGAGCTGATGCTGGCCACCGCGTTCAGCGCCCTGGTCGTCTTCCTGCTCTTCCTGGTGTGGAGTTTCGACGCTCCGTTCGGCCATTCGGGAACCGACTCGGCCCAGCCCCTCCAAGAGCTGTACGCGAGCACGGCCTGA
- a CDS encoding cation acetate symporter, with translation MTELDGTAQSWSLVAFVSVVTVTLMLCVLTGPDRDDLDEFYTGYRSLSPLRNGLAIAGDYISAATVLTIGGVIALCGYDGVVLALSTVLSLLLLMVLLAEPLHHTGRFTMADALGRRLPGRAVRITACLVTLASLVPMMVVQLAGVGQLLAYVLGFPDGATRTGCVIGAGTLMISYAAIGGMRGTALIQILKTVILLGSGLVVSGLVLHTFGWSPGALFRAAAHGSGAEQNFLHYGLQFADGPHRGLDMVSTQCAIVLGGACLPHVTMRMYTAGSAPQVRRAMSWAISTVTLFIAVITVIGVGATALIGRAGVAGADPRGNTAYLLGSRAAFGMHLSRPESLLFATVTTAIFLTLLASVASMTLACANSLAHDIAAARPGVSPLREMALARAAALAVGLPVIVLAVVAQHRSLQPLATVSFCLGASAIAPALVYSLFWRRFTRAGLLSTLIGGTVSVLVLMTGTNLVSGSPGSAFPEVDFNWFPFTTTALVSVPAGFLCGLLGTLLSGRKATARERERYAAIEPLLLAGPPRPRSR, from the coding sequence GTGACGGAGCTCGACGGCACCGCGCAGTCCTGGTCCCTGGTGGCGTTCGTCAGCGTCGTGACCGTGACCCTCATGCTGTGCGTGCTCACCGGTCCCGACCGTGACGACCTCGACGAGTTCTACACCGGCTACCGCTCCCTCTCGCCCCTGCGCAACGGCCTCGCCATCGCCGGTGACTACATCTCCGCCGCCACCGTCCTCACCATCGGAGGCGTCATCGCGCTGTGCGGCTACGACGGTGTCGTCCTGGCACTGAGCACCGTGCTCTCCCTGCTGCTCCTGATGGTCCTCCTGGCCGAACCCCTGCACCACACCGGCCGGTTCACGATGGCCGACGCCCTCGGCCGACGCCTGCCCGGCCGCGCGGTGCGCATCACCGCGTGCCTGGTCACCCTCGCCTCGCTCGTGCCGATGATGGTCGTCCAGCTCGCCGGTGTCGGCCAGTTGCTGGCCTACGTCCTCGGCTTCCCCGACGGCGCGACGCGCACCGGCTGCGTCATCGGGGCGGGCACCCTGATGATCAGCTACGCCGCCATCGGGGGCATGCGGGGCACCGCGCTGATCCAGATCCTCAAGACGGTCATCCTGCTCGGGTCCGGGCTCGTCGTCTCCGGGCTCGTCCTGCACACCTTCGGCTGGAGCCCCGGGGCCCTGTTCCGGGCAGCCGCCCACGGCAGCGGCGCCGAGCAGAACTTCCTGCACTACGGACTCCAGTTCGCGGACGGGCCGCACCGCGGACTCGACATGGTGAGCACCCAGTGCGCCATCGTCCTGGGCGGCGCCTGTCTGCCGCACGTCACCATGCGGATGTACACCGCGGGCAGCGCCCCCCAGGTGCGCCGCGCGATGTCCTGGGCGATCTCCACGGTCACCCTCTTCATCGCCGTGATCACCGTGATCGGCGTGGGCGCCACCGCCCTCATCGGGCGCGCGGGGGTCGCCGGCGCCGACCCGCGCGGCAACACCGCCTACCTGCTCGGCTCACGAGCCGCGTTCGGGATGCACCTGTCCCGTCCGGAGAGCCTGCTGTTCGCCACCGTCACGACGGCGATCTTCCTGACCCTGCTGGCGTCCGTGGCCAGCATGACGCTGGCCTGCGCGAACTCGCTGGCCCACGACATCGCGGCCGCCCGCCCGGGCGTCTCGCCGCTGCGCGAGATGGCACTGGCCCGGGCGGCCGCGCTCGCCGTGGGCCTGCCCGTCATCGTGCTGGCCGTCGTCGCCCAGCACCGCAGTCTCCAGCCGCTCGCCACCGTCTCCTTCTGCCTCGGCGCCTCGGCCATCGCCCCCGCCCTCGTCTACAGCCTCTTCTGGCGGCGATTCACCCGTGCGGGGCTGCTGTCCACGCTCATCGGCGGAACCGTCAGCGTCCTCGTCCTGATGACCGGCACCAACCTCGTCTCCGGCTCTCCCGGATCGGCCTTCCCCGAAGTCGACTTCAACTGGTTCCCGTTCACCACCACCGCGCTCGTCTCGGTACCGGCGGGCTTCCTGTGCGGCCTGCTCGGCACCCTCCTGTCCGGCCGGAAGGCGACCGCGCGCGAACGCGAACGGTACGCGGCCATCGAACCCCTCCTCCTCGCCGGCCCACCACGCCCCCGGAGCCGCTGA
- a CDS encoding DUF485 domain-containing protein — MSSDSSELHPAHRRPGRHAFPAAAPRWAAPPDGTPLPAPARASTGGHRDLRRLRRACRWQRRVATFAALGYFAVFLGLTVEAPSVMTRPAPGGLPTGLLLALVQLPVTWLAVILYEFTARRYVDPLARRVHRGPDHVPHEGTRS; from the coding sequence ATGTCCTCCGACAGCTCCGAGTTACACCCGGCCCACCGCCGGCCCGGACGCCACGCCTTCCCCGCCGCCGCCCCGCGGTGGGCCGCCCCACCGGACGGGACCCCGCTGCCCGCACCCGCCCGGGCGAGCACCGGCGGCCACCGCGACCTCCGGCGCCTGCGCCGGGCCTGCCGCTGGCAGCGGCGCGTCGCCACCTTCGCCGCACTGGGCTACTTCGCCGTCTTCCTCGGCCTCACCGTCGAGGCCCCCTCCGTGATGACCCGCCCGGCACCCGGCGGCCTGCCCACCGGGCTCCTCCTCGCCCTGGTCCAACTGCCCGTCACCTGGCTGGCCGTGATCCTCTACGAGTTCACGGCGCGCCGCTACGTCGACCCGCTGGCCCGGCGCGTGCACCGCGGGCCCGACCACGTCCCGCACGAAGGGACACGGTCGTGA
- a CDS encoding ornithine cyclodeaminase family protein, giving the protein MNELLVLDRAATAAALDPRRLMAAVADALVAVARGTASAPPRTAAFAPGGLLGAMPGYVPGLGLAAKLVSVFADPEHAGRSSHRGIVALFDPEDGRPLAVMDAEPVTAWRTAAAATHSALALARPGPVVVVGTGAQARAQVCLLAALRPADPVTVAGRDRAAARTLAGLHPAGSATDSIESAVREAATVYCCTGATRPVLRRAWLAPGAHVSSVGGSHGPELDEDTVRDATLFAEWPGAAATPPPSGAHELQGLPHGQAVRLLGSVLCGKAPGRTSTDQLTVFKSTGHAALDVAAAHVVHSTLGGPRPDTPHR; this is encoded by the coding sequence GTGAACGAGCTCCTCGTCCTCGACCGGGCGGCCACCGCGGCGGCGCTGGACCCCCGCCGTCTGATGGCCGCCGTCGCCGACGCGCTCGTCGCCGTGGCACGGGGCACTGCGTCCGCGCCACCGCGTACCGCGGCCTTCGCGCCCGGCGGGCTGCTGGGCGCCATGCCCGGATACGTGCCGGGGCTGGGACTCGCGGCCAAGCTCGTCTCCGTGTTCGCCGACCCGGAGCACGCGGGGCGCAGCAGCCACCGGGGCATCGTCGCCCTCTTCGATCCCGAGGACGGCCGACCGCTCGCCGTCATGGACGCCGAACCCGTCACCGCCTGGCGCACCGCGGCGGCTGCCACCCACAGCGCCCTGGCGCTGGCCCGGCCGGGCCCCGTCGTGGTCGTGGGGACCGGCGCCCAGGCCCGGGCCCAGGTCTGCCTCCTGGCCGCCCTGCGCCCGGCCGACCCCGTCACCGTCGCCGGCCGCGACCGCGCGGCGGCCCGCACGCTGGCCGGCCTCCACCCGGCGGGCAGCGCGACGGACTCCATCGAATCCGCCGTACGCGAGGCGGCCACCGTCTACTGCTGCACGGGAGCGACCCGCCCGGTCCTGCGCCGCGCATGGCTCGCTCCGGGCGCCCACGTCAGCTCGGTCGGCGGTTCGCACGGCCCCGAGCTCGACGAGGACACCGTCCGGGACGCCACGCTGTTCGCCGAATGGCCCGGCGCCGCCGCCACCCCGCCTCCCTCCGGCGCCCACGAACTGCAAGGGCTGCCCCACGGCCAAGCCGTCCGTCTCCTCGGCTCGGTCCTGTGCGGCAAGGCCCCCGGCCGGACCTCGACCGATCAGCTCACCGTCTTCAAGTCCACCGGCCACGCGGCCCTGGACGTGGCCGCGGCACACGTCGTCCACAGCACGCTGGGCGGCCCCCGTCCGGACACCCCGCACCGCTGA
- a CDS encoding IclR family transcriptional regulator, with protein MPHTAQATRTAVDKALDLVEAVARAPRPPRLTDLADEVGLHRATAYRILVDLVRRGWVLRADDRYLPGTAVLRLSARAAHNSLTTLARPVLEDLCARTGMMVNLQVLENDGSRVVDVVRPDRLAMISTLRDEALPVHRFAGPLALVAALPPQARGPYLDVARRAGHPIEGDAGLLADLDRTRADGFAVEHGRNEHLVSSLSRAVVPSPGAPVCAVTLVGPAAETDASRMPLLREELASAVDALGALLSGQDRSGDA; from the coding sequence ATGCCGCACACCGCCCAGGCCACGCGCACCGCCGTGGACAAGGCGCTCGACCTGGTCGAGGCGGTCGCCCGGGCACCGCGGCCGCCCCGGCTGACCGATCTCGCCGACGAGGTCGGACTGCACCGGGCCACCGCCTACCGCATCCTGGTGGACCTGGTCCGCCGCGGCTGGGTCCTGCGCGCCGACGACCGCTATCTGCCGGGCACCGCCGTCCTGCGCCTCTCGGCCCGGGCCGCCCACAACTCGCTCACCACGCTGGCCCGTCCCGTCCTGGAGGACCTCTGCGCGCGGACCGGCATGATGGTCAACCTCCAGGTCCTCGAGAACGACGGCTCGCGCGTGGTGGACGTGGTCCGCCCGGACCGCCTCGCGATGATCAGCACGCTCCGCGACGAGGCACTGCCCGTCCATCGCTTCGCCGGTCCGCTGGCCCTGGTCGCCGCCCTGCCCCCGCAGGCGCGCGGCCCCTATCTCGACGTGGCCCGCAGGGCCGGCCACCCGATCGAGGGCGATGCGGGACTGCTGGCCGACCTCGACCGGACACGGGCCGACGGGTTCGCCGTCGAGCACGGCCGCAACGAGCACCTCGTCTCCTCCCTGAGCCGCGCCGTCGTCCCGTCGCCCGGGGCGCCGGTGTGCGCCGTCACCCTGGTCGGGCCCGCCGCCGAGACCGACGCGTCCCGGATGCCGCTGCTCCGGGAGGAACTCGCCTCGGCGGTGGACGCCCTCGGCGCCCTGCTGTCCGGTCAGGACCGGTCGGGTGACGCGTGA
- a CDS encoding amidohydrolase family protein, translating to MTLTNESPGAATPFAPPAEGELVVYRGLTLFDGTGGAQRPGVSIVVDGPVIRSVGDDADTAAAVAEGAEVVGLDGLFVTPGLVDAHQHLATPPDRPVAEAVLRRLVHSGVTAVRDMADDLRQVGDLARAARVGEIAAPDIHYAALMAGPGFFDDPRTHQVTRGAVPGHVPWMQAVTDTTDLPLAVAMARGTSARAIKIYADLDAPLVAAITAEAHRQGIPVWAHAAVFPATPGEVVAAGVDTVSHVTLLAHEAAEGPLTSYRDKPPVAHESLVTGEDARLDALFARMRGQGVVLDATAGMWASDALAGDDPESGERARRQTELAVALTAQAHRAGVELATGTDYETPPGEPFPALYEELAFLVKRCGIPVRDVLRSATLVGARSAGTADLTGTVEPGRQADFAVFGRDPLADIDHLRTITLTVKRGRRFPREAYAAPSPRETR from the coding sequence GTGACCTTGACGAACGAGAGTCCCGGGGCGGCGACCCCCTTCGCGCCGCCCGCCGAAGGCGAACTGGTGGTCTACCGCGGCCTCACGCTCTTCGACGGCACCGGTGGCGCGCAGCGGCCCGGCGTGTCGATCGTCGTCGACGGGCCGGTGATCCGGTCGGTCGGGGACGACGCGGACACCGCGGCCGCCGTCGCCGAGGGGGCCGAAGTCGTCGGTCTCGACGGCCTGTTCGTCACGCCCGGTCTCGTCGACGCCCATCAGCACCTCGCCACTCCGCCCGACCGCCCGGTCGCCGAGGCGGTCCTGCGCCGGCTCGTCCACAGCGGGGTCACGGCCGTGCGGGACATGGCGGACGACCTGCGCCAGGTCGGCGACCTCGCGCGGGCCGCCCGGGTGGGCGAGATCGCCGCCCCGGACATCCACTACGCGGCGCTCATGGCGGGGCCCGGCTTCTTCGACGACCCCCGCACGCACCAGGTGACCCGGGGCGCCGTGCCCGGACACGTGCCCTGGATGCAGGCCGTCACCGACACGACCGACCTTCCCCTCGCGGTGGCCATGGCCCGCGGCACCTCCGCCCGCGCCATCAAGATCTACGCCGATCTGGACGCGCCGCTCGTCGCCGCGATCACCGCCGAGGCGCACCGGCAGGGCATCCCCGTCTGGGCGCACGCGGCCGTGTTCCCCGCGACGCCCGGCGAGGTCGTCGCGGCCGGCGTCGACACCGTCTCGCACGTGACCCTGCTCGCCCACGAGGCCGCCGAGGGGCCGCTGACCAGTTACCGGGACAAGCCGCCCGTCGCGCACGAGAGCCTCGTCACCGGCGAGGACGCGCGGCTCGACGCGCTCTTCGCCCGGATGCGCGGACAGGGCGTCGTCCTCGACGCGACCGCGGGCATGTGGGCGAGCGACGCACTCGCGGGCGACGACCCCGAGAGCGGCGAACGCGCCCGCCGGCAGACGGAGCTGGCCGTCGCCCTCACCGCCCAGGCACACCGGGCCGGGGTGGAACTGGCCACCGGAACCGACTACGAGACCCCTCCCGGCGAGCCGTTCCCCGCCCTGTACGAGGAACTCGCCTTCCTGGTGAAGCGGTGCGGCATCCCCGTCCGGGACGTGCTGCGTTCCGCGACGCTCGTCGGCGCCCGCAGCGCCGGGACGGCGGACCTGACGGGCACCGTCGAGCCGGGCCGGCAGGCCGACTTCGCGGTCTTCGGGCGGGACCCGCTCGCCGACATCGACCACCTGCGCACCATCACCCTGACCGTCAAGCGCGGCCGCCGCTTCCCGCGCGAGGCCTACGCCGCCCCCTCACCCCGGGAGACCCGTTGA
- a CDS encoding dipeptidase, with product MTRTPLIVNALGQLDNPNAPQSMAAAAELNPTGEQYTVDARALADARASGLTAVNITLGYVMGDLPPYEHTLHEIDVWDGIVERHPDDLLKVTTAADIRTAARDGRIGVVYGFQNAEAVEEDAGRVATFAGRGVRVVQLTYNQANRLGGGSMAPAGTGLTALGHEVVDALNEHHLMVDLSHSGERTCLDAAAYSRVPVSVNHTGCRALADLPRNKTDEELRLVASRGGFVGIYFMPFLSPTGHARAADVVEHLAHAVDVCGEDHVGIGTDGPVTAIDDLDAYRDRLAAHVAQRRAAGVSAAGERPDTYPFVVDLRGVDQFRELIRLLERRGFPSRVIEKVMGRNFVDYAERVWTA from the coding sequence TTGACCCGCACGCCCCTGATCGTCAACGCGCTGGGACAGCTCGACAACCCCAACGCCCCGCAGTCGATGGCGGCCGCGGCGGAGCTGAACCCGACCGGCGAGCAGTACACCGTGGACGCCCGCGCGCTCGCCGACGCGCGGGCCTCCGGCCTCACCGCCGTCAACATCACCCTGGGCTACGTGATGGGCGACCTGCCGCCCTACGAGCACACCCTGCACGAGATCGACGTCTGGGACGGCATCGTCGAGCGTCATCCGGACGACCTGCTGAAGGTCACGACCGCCGCGGACATCCGCACGGCCGCACGCGACGGACGGATCGGTGTCGTCTACGGGTTCCAGAACGCCGAGGCGGTCGAGGAGGACGCCGGGCGGGTCGCGACCTTCGCCGGACGCGGGGTGCGCGTGGTCCAGTTGACCTACAACCAGGCCAACCGGCTCGGCGGCGGCTCCATGGCGCCCGCGGGCACGGGTCTGACCGCGCTCGGACACGAGGTGGTCGACGCCCTCAACGAGCACCACCTCATGGTCGACCTCTCGCACAGCGGGGAACGGACCTGCCTGGACGCGGCCGCGTACTCCCGCGTGCCGGTGTCGGTCAACCACACCGGGTGCCGCGCACTCGCCGACCTGCCCCGCAACAAGACCGACGAGGAACTGCGCCTGGTGGCCTCCCGCGGCGGCTTCGTCGGCATCTACTTCATGCCGTTCCTCAGCCCCACCGGGCACGCCCGCGCCGCCGACGTCGTCGAGCACCTCGCGCACGCCGTCGACGTCTGCGGCGAGGACCACGTCGGCATCGGCACCGACGGACCCGTCACCGCGATCGACGACCTCGACGCCTACCGGGACCGGCTGGCCGCGCACGTGGCCCAGCGCCGGGCGGCCGGGGTGTCCGCGGCCGGCGAGCGCCCCGACACCTACCCGTTCGTGGTCGATCTGCGGGGCGTGGACCAGTTCCGCGAGCTGATCCGGCTGCTCGAACGGCGCGGGTTCCCCTCCCGCGTCATAGAGAAGGTCATGGGGCGCAACTTCGTCGACTACGCGGAACGGGTGTGGACCGCATAG
- a CDS encoding PRC-barrel domain containing protein, protein MTQYRAQHVPTAGHTPDDDLTGYQVDATDGHIGKISKYSRDLGPRFLVVHTGLWVLGTDVVVPADAVMGIDHDARIVQLSRTKEQVKSAPVFDADTYLGDPRHRDQLGGRHGSGH, encoded by the coding sequence GTGACCCAGTACCGCGCACAGCACGTGCCGACCGCCGGCCACACCCCGGACGACGACCTGACCGGATACCAGGTGGACGCCACCGACGGCCACATCGGGAAGATCAGCAAGTACTCCAGGGACCTCGGTCCGCGGTTCCTGGTCGTGCACACCGGCCTGTGGGTGCTCGGCACCGACGTCGTGGTCCCGGCGGACGCCGTCATGGGAATCGACCACGACGCGCGCATCGTGCAGCTGTCCCGGACGAAGGAGCAGGTCAAGTCGGCGCCCGTCTTCGACGCCGACACCTACCTGGGCGATCCGCGCCACCGCGACCAGCTGGGCGGACGGCACGGCTCGGGCCACTGA
- a CDS encoding FMN-binding glutamate synthase family protein gives MTRVGIVLLLLLAALTAAAATARISLYWLFAALPLMFLALLGAWDLAQRRHSVLRNYPVLGHARFLMERIRPELQQYFIERNYDGRPFDRDVRSIVYERAKGTAAEEPYGTERDVYRPGYEFLVPSMAPREAPQTPPRVRIGGPDCTRPYDMALLNVSAMSFGSLSANAILSLNGGAAAGGFAHDTGEGGLSAYHLRPGGDLVWEIGTGYFGCRTPDGDFDPGEFADKAAHDHVKCVSLKLSQGAKPGIGGVLPGAKVNAEIAEVRDVPRGRTVVSPPYHRVFSTPRELVRFLARMRELSGGKPTGFKLCVGSRRQFLAVCKAMLEEGTTPDFIVVDGGEGGTGAAPLEFADHVGTPLTEGLLTVHNALVGTGLRDRIKIGASGKIATGTDLVKRMVQGADYGNAARAMMFAVGCIQAQRCHTNTCPTGVTTQDPRRARALDVRDKTPRVQRFQEATVASALQLMASMGVTDPAELRPHMLRRRIDPWTERSYADLYEWLEPGRLLAEPPRSWAADWQAADPDRFTV, from the coding sequence GTGACACGCGTCGGAATCGTCCTCCTGCTCCTGCTCGCCGCCCTCACGGCGGCGGCCGCGACGGCCCGGATCTCGCTCTACTGGCTGTTCGCGGCCCTCCCGCTGATGTTCCTGGCCCTGCTGGGAGCGTGGGACCTCGCACAGCGCCGCCACTCCGTGCTGCGCAACTACCCGGTCCTGGGCCACGCCCGGTTCCTCATGGAGCGGATCCGTCCGGAACTCCAGCAGTACTTCATCGAGCGCAACTACGACGGGCGCCCCTTCGACCGGGACGTACGCAGCATCGTCTACGAGCGGGCCAAGGGCACCGCCGCCGAGGAGCCGTACGGCACCGAACGGGACGTGTACCGGCCCGGCTACGAGTTCCTCGTCCCGTCGATGGCACCCCGTGAGGCACCGCAGACCCCGCCGAGGGTGCGCATCGGCGGCCCCGACTGCACCCGCCCCTACGACATGGCGCTGCTGAACGTGTCTGCCATGAGCTTCGGCTCGCTGTCCGCCAACGCGATCCTCTCGCTGAACGGCGGCGCCGCCGCGGGCGGCTTCGCCCACGACACCGGGGAGGGCGGGCTCTCCGCGTACCACCTGCGCCCGGGCGGCGACCTCGTCTGGGAGATCGGCACCGGATACTTCGGCTGCCGCACACCGGACGGCGACTTCGATCCCGGCGAGTTCGCGGACAAGGCGGCGCACGACCACGTCAAGTGCGTCTCCCTGAAACTCTCGCAGGGCGCCAAACCGGGCATCGGCGGCGTCCTGCCCGGGGCCAAGGTCAACGCCGAGATCGCCGAGGTCCGGGACGTCCCCCGCGGACGCACGGTCGTCTCGCCGCCCTATCACCGGGTGTTCTCCACCCCGCGGGAACTCGTCCGCTTCCTCGCCCGCATGCGGGAACTGTCGGGCGGCAAGCCCACCGGGTTCAAGCTCTGCGTGGGATCGCGCCGGCAGTTCCTCGCCGTCTGCAAGGCGATGCTGGAGGAGGGCACCACCCCCGACTTCATCGTCGTGGACGGAGGCGAGGGCGGGACCGGAGCCGCGCCCCTGGAGTTCGCCGACCACGTGGGCACCCCGCTCACCGAAGGGTTGCTCACCGTGCACAACGCCCTCGTCGGCACCGGCCTGCGCGACCGGATCAAGATCGGCGCGAGCGGCAAGATCGCCACCGGTACCGACCTGGTCAAACGCATGGTCCAGGGCGCCGACTACGGCAACGCCGCGCGGGCGATGATGTTCGCCGTCGGCTGCATCCAGGCCCAGCGCTGCCACACGAACACCTGCCCCACCGGAGTCACCACCCAGGACCCCCGGCGCGCCCGCGCCCTCGACGTCCGCGACAAGACACCGCGCGTCCAGCGCTTCCAGGAAGCCACCGTCGCCAGCGCCCTCCAGCTCATGGCGTCCATGGGCGTCACCGACCCGGCCGAACTGCGCCCCCACATGCTCCGGCGGCGGATCGACCCCTGGACGGAACGCTCCTACGCGGACCTGTACGAGTGGCTGGAGCCGGGACGGCTGCTCGCCGAGCCCCCGCGGTCCTGGGCGGCCGACTGGCAGGCCGCCGACCCCGACCGCTTCACCGTCTGA